The DNA segment CTCTCTGGGACAGTCTATCGCCCGCGCGACCAATCGCCGTTATGTGCGAATGGCTCTGGGCGGGGTGCGGGATGAAGCAGAAATTCGAGGTCACCGTCGCACCTACATTGGTTCACTTCCGGGTAAGCTGATACAGAAAATCTCCAAGGCTGGTGTGAAGAACCCCCTGTTTCTGCTGGATGAAGTAGATAAAATGGGTATGGACCAACGCGGTGATCCTGCATCGGCACTGCTGGAAGTGCTCGACCCTGAGCAGAACAAAAGCTTTAACGACCACTATCTGGAGGTGGACTATGACCTCTCTGATGTGATGTTTGTGTGTACCTCAAACTCCATGAATATACCGGGTCCGCTACTCGACCGCATGGAAGTGATACGCCTGCCCGGTTACACCGAAGATGAAAAACTCAATATTGCTCAGCGCTATCTGGTGCCTAAACAGCGCAAAGCGAACGGGCTCAAAGAGGATGAGTTGGCACTGTCTGATGATACGATCCGGGACATAGTCCGCTACTATACACGTGAGGCGGGAGTGCGTGGACTGGATCGGGAAATCGCCAAAATTTGTCGCAAGATTGTCACTGAACATGTGCGCAATCCGTCAGATAAAAAAGCTATGGTGAAACCCGAGGAGCTGGAAGAATTGCTGGGTGTGCGCAAGTTTGATTTTGGTCGTGCAGAAGAGGAAAACAAGATCGGTATTGTAACCGGCCTTGCCTGGACCGAGGTGGGTGGTGAGCTACTCAATATTGAGGCATCTGCGGTGCCCGGCAAGGGGCGCATGATCAAAACCGGTTCCCTCGGCGATGTGATGCAGGAGTCAATCCAGGCAGCGCTGACAGTGGTCCGCTCTCGCTCCCAGGCGCTTGGCATAGGGCCTGATTTCCACGAGACACAAGATATTCATATTCACGTTCCTGAAGGCGCTACACCTAAGGACGGCCCATCGGCGGGTATAGCCATGTGCACCGCATTGGTTTCTGTACTGACTAATATCCCGGTATGCTCAGAGGTTGCAATGACGGGTGAAATCACTTTGCGCGGAGAGGTACTGCGCATTGGTGGTCTCAAGGAGAAGTTGTTAGCGGCACACAGAGGCGGTATCAAAACGGTACTGATTCCTGCGGATAACGAGCGGGACCTAAAAGATATTCCCGACAATATCCTTCAGGATTTGGTGGTTAAACCGGTTAAGTGGATTGATCAGGTACTTGAGCTGGCACTTGAGCATAAACCGGAATCCTTATCGGACGAGGAATACTCTGCCTTACAAAAGCAAGCTGAAGAGCGCTCTCAGCGCTCAATCCAGACCCACTAAATACCTGTGCGGGGTGGCTTTTGTCACCTTGAAACAATTTTCAGGGTCAAAATATAGCCGGTCACCCGGATTCAGCTGCCTGAGGAGTACCCGGCCAACCGGAAACCCCCATGGTTCCTTGACCCGCTACGGGGCAGTTGGTATAAAACAAGGCTTGCTACCCGGCATGTGAGTGGCTGGTGGTCAAAAAGTTACAACTAAGGGTGCCCAGCTTGAGGGTATCCGAAGCATATTGAAAAGAACAGAGGGATTAAGCGTGAACAAGTCCGAATTGATTGAAGCAATTGCCGCATCTGCAGATATTCCAAAAGCAGCTGCCGGTCGTGCTTTGGAGGCAATAGTTGATAGCATTACTGATGCGCTTAAGAAAGGCGATCAGGTTGCCTTGGTGGGCTTTGGCACTTTTGTAGTTAAAGAGCGCGCTGCCCGTACTGGTCGCAATCCGCGCACGGGCGATCCAATTGAAATTGCTGCGGCAAAAATTCCCAGCTTCAAGGCCGGTAAAGCCCTGAAAGACGCCGTAAACTGAGTTTGTCAGTGGTGTCCCCGGCTTTGTAAATAACTGGAACTTCAACAGGCGTGTCAACTCGGATACGCCTTTTTTCTATCTGCACAGTCAAATAACAAACTCAACTTTCGGAGCTGAGCATGCTTCAGTCCATGCGCGACAACCTGAAAGGCACAGCGGCAATCATTCTTGCGGCCTTTTTTGGTTTTATTATGGTTATTGGTGGAATCGACTTTTTCACCGGGGCCAGTGGCGGTGCTGCCGATGCGGTTGCCGAGGTCAATGGTGAGAAGATTACCAATCTGGATTTGCAGCGCGCAATCCAAAATCGCCGTAATATGATCATGAGCCAATATGGTGAAAATGTTCCTGCAGATCTTATTAGTGATCAACAGCTGCGCGAACCGGTGTTGCGTCAACTGGTATCCAGCGCCGTACTGCGCCAAGCTGCACAAAGTAGCGGCATGGTGATGAGCACGACAACTGTGAACAAAGCCATCACGGATATACCTGCTTTTCAGGTGAATGGTAATTTTGATCCGCAACTCTATCGTGACGCTTTGCGCCGCATGGGCTATAACACGGCGAACTTTCCTCAGGTTATCGAAAGTGATCTTGCTTTGCAGCAGTATGCTGACAGCGTCACCGGGAGTGCCTTCACCACAGAGGTGGATGCCAAGCAGATTGTGGCGGCTTCTATGGAGGAGCGCGACTTCGATTACGTCGTGATGCCCGTACAGTCGCTGTTGGCCGGTATAGAGGTCAGCGATGGCGAGGTGGAGCAGTATTATCAGGAGAATCAGAGTCAGTACCAGCGTCCCGAGCAGGTGGCGGTTGAATACATCGAGCTGACGCCTAGCATATTTGCCGCCAATATCGATATTACGGATGAGGATATACGCGCTCAATATGATCAGGAGATAGCCAGTTTTAGCGCTAAGCACCGCCGACGGGCCGCCCATATCCTACTGGAAGATGCCAGTCAGGATAAAATTGCTGAAATTCAGGGCAAGCTGAACGCTGGTGAGGACTTTGCCCAGCTGGCAAAGACCTATTCGGAAGATATCGGCTCCCGGGATGAGGGTGGTGATCTGGGTTTCACCACCGGGGATGTCTTTCCCAAGGATTTCGAGGAGGCGCTAGCCTCTCTGGAGGTGGGACAGGTATCGTCTCCGGTAACTACTGAGAGCGGTACCCACTTTATCAAGCTGCTGGAGATTGAAGAGAGCGAACCCCCTACTTTTTCAGAGCGTAGAGGTGCGATTGAAAGCCAACTGCGCAGCGTCGCTGCAGAGCAGGAGTTCGTTGATGCCCTGAGCCGGTTGGCCGATCTGGCCTATAACGCCGAGGAACTCTCCGGCCCGGCCGAGGAGTTGGGCGTGCCCTTACAAACTAGTGACCTTTTTTCCCGTACCAGTGGTACCGGTGTGCTGGCAGAGAGTCAGGTGGTCGATGCGGCTTTCTCTCCTGAGGTCAAGGAAGACGGTAATACCTCCGATGTGTTGAATCTGAACAATGAACATTCGCTGGTCCTGCGTGTAACCGAGTCCCAGGCAGCCGGTACCTACCCATTGGAGGAGGTGCGCGAGCAAATCGTTGAACGCCTCAAGCGCGACAAGGCCAGTGCACAGCTTGTGCAACAGGCGCAGGCACTTAAGGAAAAGCTGACCGCGGGAGAAGACTTTGCCGAGCTTGCCAGGGATCAGGGGCTGACCTTTGAGACCAGTGATAAGACTCGCCGCGGCGGCTTCGGTGAGCGCGGTGAAATTAATAATAAAGCCTTCTCGTTGCCAGCGCCTTCGGGGGGGGCGACTAGATTAGTGGTGTTTGCCACCGATAATGGAGACCAGGTGATTCTCAAGCTGCGCAATGTTCGCTCAGGCAGTTTGTCGCAACAGAACAAAGAGCAGCGCCAGGCACTGATGCAGCAGTTGGCCTCCGTCACTGGCGGTGCTGAATTGGCTGCCGTGCAGCGCTACCTGTCAGATCAGGCTAAGGTTGAGCTTTTTACTAACGGTGAGTAACCTGGTTTGATAGGCAATAAAAAACCCGGTGTTTTGCCGGGTTTTTTATTGCCAGAAGCCCTTCAAATTATTAAATAGACTTGCTTAGAAAGGTTTACGCTGGTTACCGGCGCTATCCACAAACAGGGTGAGGCGCTGGCCGGGCTGTAAATATTTCGATTTGGTCAGTTTGTTCCAGCGTAAAATGTCATCGATTCGTATACTGAATTTGCTGGCTATCCGGTAGAGAGAGTCACCGCTTCTCACCCTGTAAGAGACCTTGCGTGTGGTGCGGCTGTTGTTGTCCGGAGTGCTGCCGTAGGCAATCAGTATACGCCCGGGGCGCAGGGTGTCGCTGGGGGCCATGCTATTCCAGCTGGCCAGTGCTTTCACACTGACTTTCAACTTGCGGGCTATTGCCCAAAGACTGTCGCCGGGTTGAACGGTATAGCGGGTCTTTTGTCCATGCCCGGAGGACTGGCGGTGCCTTACACGCTGGTCTAGGGCATAGGCATACTGCCCGGCGGGGCCGGATGCGCTGGGGATCAGCAGGGTTGTGCCGGCACGGATATTGTTGTTGTGGAGCTTGTTGGCCTCGCGTATCGCCGAGACGGTTGTCTGGTAATCGCGCGCGATTGTGGAAAGCGTGTCGCCTCGAACGATAGTGTAATGCTGCCAGGTTACCCGCTGATTTTTTGGCAGCAGCTTCAAGGCGCTTTCAAACTGCTGGTGGCTGCCAATGGGGATTAGTAATTGGTGATTGCCGTTGGGATCTGTTGCCCAGCGATTGTAACCGGGATTGAGCAGGTACAGCTCCTCGATTTCGATCTCGGCCAAGTCTGCGGCTTGAACCAGATCAATCTGGCTGCCGACATCTACACGAACAAAGTAGGGCTGGTTGGCTACGTCGTGTAATGGCACTTGATATTGCTCGGGGTGCGATACAACCTCTGCCAGGGCCAGCAGCTGGGGGACATAGTGCCTGGTTTCCCGCGGCAGTTTGAGATCCCAGAAGCGGGTACCCAGTCCCTTGCGCCGGTTGCGTTCAATGGCTCTGCGCACAGTGCCCTCACCGGAATTGTAAGCCGCTAGAACCAACTCCCAATCGCCGTCAAAACGCTCGGATAGATAGTTAAAGTATTTGATCGCGGCGCGGGTGGATTCGTGAACATCGCGTCGCCCGTCGTACCACCAGTTCTGTTGCAAGCCTAACGAGCGTCCAGTAGAGGGAATAAACTGCCACATACCGGAGGCTCGGGCGTGGGAATAGGCAAAGGGGTCGTAGGCGCTCTCAACGATCGGCAGCAGAGCCAGTTCCAGCGGCATATTAGCCTGATCCAAAGCCTCTGCAACATGGAAAATATAACGGCGGGCGCGTTGGGTAACACGGGCCATATAGCCTTCATTGCGAGAAAAATACGCAATGTAGTCCTCTACCCTGGGATCGCTAGTATGGTGGTTGAGCTGAAAACCCCGGCGCAGGCGATCCCATATATCCTCCGGTGGCAACGACTCTTCAGTGTCTACCAAGGTGGGCGTGTCAGTGCTCTGCGTATTAGAGGTTTCTTGTGCCGGAATGGGTTCGCGCTCGGGGAGTGCGTCTTTAGTCGGTATTGGTGAGCAGGCCCCGACCGTGGCTGCCAGCAATGCCATGGTAAAATTCTTGTGAACCATGTTGGGTATATCCGCGCGTACTTCTTCTAATTCCTGGCCCAGACTGCGCTTAAGCGCTTATTTTTGGGGGTGCTGAGCATTTAATCATATCCATGTGATTCTAAATAGCCGAAATAGTTTCGGTCAATGCAGGCGGATAAGAAATATGCAACTGATTTGTGACACGATCTAACAGACAAGTAAGCGGATATTGAAAAGGCCATTTGAACCGTCATCCTTGAAATACCAGTGTATGTGTTGGGTGCTCTCTTGCTGGGCCTTCCTGAGCCGTTTACCCCGGCAATCGAAAGCTTTGTCGACAATACAATGCGTGATTAAAGTCTAGCCGATGACTACTTCTCTAGAACTGGTCTTTCCATTCGCGCAAGATTGCAAATATGGTGACTTGATCCAGAGTTGAGGGGTGAGGTTGACCCGCGTGGTGGGCTGCGCTTTTTATCACCTCGGGCACTTTGCAGCGCAGAAAGGGGTTGGTTGCTAGTTCCTGGGCGATGGTGGAGGGGAGAGTGGGTTTGTTCGCATCCCTGAGTGCCTGGCAACTAGAGAGCCGCTGTTCTATGGCTGTGTTTCCGGGCTCGACGATTTTGGCGAAATGCAGGTTGCCCAGTGTGTATTCGTGAGCGCAGTAGACTCGGGTGGTGGCGTCCAGTGTGCTCAGTTTTGCCAGGGAATGGAACATCTGCTCCGGAGTGCCTTCAAACAGGCGACCACAACCGGCGGCGAACAGTGTGTCACCGCAAAACAGATGGGTTTGCACAGAGCGCTCGGAAACCGGTTCCCGCAGGATTAGTGCCAAGTGGTCCAAAGTGTGACCCGGTATATTGCAGACCCCGAGGGGCATGCCCAATACGGTTACCCCACCACCCCCGGTCAATGGGGTTGTTACCCCCTCGACGGATGCGGGGCCAAGGACCGGGCATTGATACTGTTTAAACAGTGATGTGATACCGCCGGTATGATCCAGATGATGGTGAGTAATGAGAATGCCATTGAGCGAAGCCCCCCGGAGGGCTTTAACAACCGGTTCGGCCTCTCCCGGGTCCACAACCCAGTGCTCATCGCCTTGCTGGAGATGCCATATATAGTTGTCGCTGAATGCGGGGATAGGGGATATAGATAGCATTTTGGCTGCGCCTGTCAGATGGATCATGAAACGATACCATGTAGGATAGGGATTGGTGCGTAATCTAGACACAGGAAGAAGGTAAAACGGATCTGTTGTCACCAGATGATTGAGATGAATCAAAGGATTTACACTCAATGGTGCTCCCCCGGTTAGGGGGCTGGCACAGAATGCAGGTTCTGTCGATGTTCAAAAGGAGACGCAATGACAGAAAATTCCAGGCCACGGAGCCCAACGGAGCTGGCGTCATTGGCAAATGCCTGCCCGGCGCTGTCCCACTGGTTTTCCAGTGCTCTAGGGCAGGAGATCCTGTCCCAACAGCTTGCCCTGGCGCAGCCATTGGTGGAGGGGTTGTTCGGCTACCATCTGATGCAGGCAGGTGTCACAGATGCGGTGGATTTTGCCGCATGCAGCCGAATCAACCACCGATTTCGCTTGGCTACTTGCCTGGAGCAGTCCGGCGCCGCCTTGGTGGAGTTTGAGCAGTTGCCCCTTCCCTCCGAATCCATCGATATAGTTCTCCTGCATCACCTGCTGGACTTCTCCCGTCACCCCCACCAGATATTGCGCGAAGCCGCCCGGGTATTGATACCCGGAGGACGCTTGCTGCTGATGGGCTTCAATCCCTTCTCTCTGCTGGGCCTATCTCGCCTGTTGTTCTCTCGCGGAGCTTATCAACAGGGTAACCAGTTGCGTGCGGCGCGGGTGGCCGACTGGATGAATTTGCTGGATCTGCAGGCAGAGCGGGTCGAAAGGGGTTTTTTTCGACTTCCTCTTCAGCAGCGTGACCTCCTTGATAAAACGGCCTGGATGGAGCATCTGGGCTCCCGTTGGCGCTTGCCTTGGGGCGGCTTTTACATCATAGTCGCGCGCAGAGAGGTGGCGCGTGTTCGTACTATCAAGATGCACTGGCATACGAAGCGAAAGCCTGCGCTGACGGCGACACCCACAAGCCCCCGCGTTGCAGCGCGAGGAAAACATCAAAAACGCTGATCTTGCGGGGTTGTCCTGCAACTCGGTTGCATTCCTATATTGGCATTGATTTTGAAGCAAATTACGATCTACACCGATGGGGCCTGTCGCGGTAATCCGGGGCCTGGAGGCTGGGGTGCATTGTTGGTTTATGGGGAACGGGAAAAAGAACTGTTTGGCGGAGAAGCCCATACGACCAATAATCGGATGGAGTTACTGGCTGCAATCAAGGCTCTTGAGGCCTTGAAACAACCCTGTGAGGTGGATCTTCATACCGATTCCCAATATCTGCGCCAGGGGATTACTGGTTGGATCAACAATTGGAAGAAAAACGGCTGGAAAACCGCCAACAAGAAGCCGGTCAAGAATGCCGATCTTTGGCGACAGTTGGATCAAAATGTATCCAGACATCAAGTGCGATGGCACTGGGTCAAAGGCCATGCTGGTCACCCCGGTAATGAGCGGGCGGACCAGTTGGCTAATCGCGGTGCCGATAAAACGAAATCCTGAAAGGAGTCGGAAATGCGTCAGGTTGTCCTGGATACCGAAACTACCGGCCTTGACCCCAAAAGCGGTCACCGGATTATTGAGATTGGCTGCGTGGAGTTGGTTAATCGCAAACTGACTGGGCGCCACTACCACCAATATATCAACCCACAGCGGCGGGTGGATGATGGTGCTGTTGAAGTCCACGGGATCACTAATGAGTTTCTCGTGGACAAGCCGGTCTTTACACAGGTTGCCGATGAGTTTATGGATTTTTGTGAGGGCGCCGAGTTGGTTATTCATAACGCGCCTTTTGATGTTGGATTTATTGACGCCGAACTGGCTTTGCTTGGCAGCTCGCGCTGGCAAAATGTGAGTGCTCACTGCGCTGTATTGGATACTCTGGCGCTGGCACGGGAGAAACATCCTGGCCAGAAAAATAATCTGGATGCATTGTGCAAACGCTATTTTGTCGATAACTCCCAACGCGATCTGCACGGTGCTTTGCTGGATGCAGAGATTCTCGCCGATGTTTATCTCCTGATGACCGGCGGCCAGACGGATCTGATGCTGGCCCAGGGGAGTGATGCCCTCGATCCCGATGCCGGCGAAAGAAAGCGGGGGCCGAGTGATGCGGATTCCCCTGCCATCTGCAGGCTATCGAGAGATCGGTCATCGCTCTCCGTCATCCATGCCACAACCCAGGAGATTGAGGCCCATCAAACGATGCTGGTGTTGCTGCAAAAGTCTGCCGGTAAACACTTCTGGTAAATTGGGGCCCGGTGAACGGAGTCCCTAGAGATCTCCGCAGTGTTGTTTATCATTCCCGGCGTAAGCATTGAGCCAGCCCTCGCTTGATCCAATTCCTTGTAAGCCTTGTCCTAGATAGCGTATATCACAGAAAGCAGTGCCACAGTGCTGAGAACAATGGTATAGGGCAGCGCCATCAGTACCATGCGGCCATAGGAGAGCCGGATCAGTGGCGCTAGCGCGGATGTCAGCAGGAACAAGAAAGCCGCCTGGCCATTGGGCGTTGCAACACTGGGCAAGTTGGTGCCTGTGTTGATAGCGATAGTCAGTTTGTCAAAGTGCTCCCGGGTAATATCACCCGCTGTAAGGGCCGCTTTCACTTCGTTGATGTATACCGTTGCCACGAAAACATTGTCACTGATCATAGATAGCAGGCCGTTGGCAAGAAACAGTAATGCAGGCTGCTGTTCGGGTTTTTGTGACAGGACAAAATGCGTTACCGGCTCGAACAGGTGCTGCTGGTGAATGACTGCCACGATGGCAAAAAAGACCACCAGTAGGGCAGTAAAAGGCAGTGCTTCCTCGAACGCGTGGCCGATACGCGCCTCTTGCACAATGCCGTTAAACGCGGTTAGGAGAACGATAATCATCAGACCGATAATACCAACCTCGGCCACGTGAAATGCCAGTGCGAGTACCAGCAATACGGCCACGATACCCTGTATCCAGAGTTCAGCCACCTGGAAGGGGGTGCGTTTTTTTTCCTCTTCGTGGGAGAACTGCATGATCACCTCCCGCACTGCCTGGGGCAGCTGGGCACCGTACCCAAACCGCTTGGTTTTTTCCAGAAGCACGCAGGTCATTAGTCCGGCCAAAAAAGTGGGAATTGTGACCGGGGCCATTATCAGGAAGAACTGCACAAACTCCCAGCCCGCTTTCTCCGCGATCAGCAGGTTCTGGGGTTCGCCCACTAAAGTACACACTCCCCCCAGGGCTGTTCCTACGGCACCGTGCATGATCAGGCTGCGCAGATATGCGCGGAACTGGTCGAGATCTTCCCGATGATACTCCACTACATGCTCGTCATTGGAGTGGTCATGGCCGTGGTGATGGTGGGGCTGTTGAGATGCGACCCTGTGATAGACTGCATAAAACCCCACTGCTACCGCGATTAAAACCGCAGTGACTGTCAGGGCGTCAAGGAACGCTGAAAGCACAGCGGATACTGCGCAAAACAGCAGAGACAGGATCGATTTTGATTTTACATGGATTA comes from the Microbulbifer sp. MI-G genome and includes:
- the rnhA gene encoding ribonuclease HI, producing MKQITIYTDGACRGNPGPGGWGALLVYGEREKELFGGEAHTTNNRMELLAAIKALEALKQPCEVDLHTDSQYLRQGITGWINNWKKNGWKTANKKPVKNADLWRQLDQNVSRHQVRWHWVKGHAGHPGNERADQLANRGADKTKS
- the gloB gene encoding hydroxyacylglutathione hydrolase, producing MIHLTGAAKMLSISPIPAFSDNYIWHLQQGDEHWVVDPGEAEPVVKALRGASLNGILITHHHLDHTGGITSLFKQYQCPVLGPASVEGVTTPLTGGGGVTVLGMPLGVCNIPGHTLDHLALILREPVSERSVQTHLFCGDTLFAAGCGRLFEGTPEQMFHSLAKLSTLDATTRVYCAHEYTLGNLHFAKIVEPGNTAIEQRLSSCQALRDANKPTLPSTIAQELATNPFLRCKVPEVIKSAAHHAGQPHPSTLDQVTIFAILREWKDQF
- a CDS encoding LysM peptidoglycan-binding domain-containing protein; translation: MVHKNFTMALLAATVGACSPIPTKDALPEREPIPAQETSNTQSTDTPTLVDTEESLPPEDIWDRLRRGFQLNHHTSDPRVEDYIAYFSRNEGYMARVTQRARRYIFHVAEALDQANMPLELALLPIVESAYDPFAYSHARASGMWQFIPSTGRSLGLQQNWWYDGRRDVHESTRAAIKYFNYLSERFDGDWELVLAAYNSGEGTVRRAIERNRRKGLGTRFWDLKLPRETRHYVPQLLALAEVVSHPEQYQVPLHDVANQPYFVRVDVGSQIDLVQAADLAEIEIEELYLLNPGYNRWATDPNGNHQLLIPIGSHQQFESALKLLPKNQRVTWQHYTIVRGDTLSTIARDYQTTVSAIREANKLHNNNIRAGTTLLIPSASGPAGQYAYALDQRVRHRQSSGHGQKTRYTVQPGDSLWAIARKLKVSVKALASWNSMAPSDTLRPGRILIAYGSTPDNNSRTTRKVSYRVRSGDSLYRIASKFSIRIDDILRWNKLTKSKYLQPGQRLTLFVDSAGNQRKPF
- the dnaQ gene encoding DNA polymerase III subunit epsilon yields the protein MRQVVLDTETTGLDPKSGHRIIEIGCVELVNRKLTGRHYHQYINPQRRVDDGAVEVHGITNEFLVDKPVFTQVADEFMDFCEGAELVIHNAPFDVGFIDAELALLGSSRWQNVSAHCAVLDTLALAREKHPGQKNNLDALCKRYFVDNSQRDLHGALLDAEILADVYLLMTGGQTDLMLAQGSDALDPDAGERKRGPSDADSPAICRLSRDRSSLSVIHATTQEIEAHQTMLVLLQKSAGKHFW
- a CDS encoding HU family DNA-binding protein, whose amino-acid sequence is MNKSELIEAIAASADIPKAAAGRALEAIVDSITDALKKGDQVALVGFGTFVVKERAARTGRNPRTGDPIEIAAAKIPSFKAGKALKDAVN
- the nhaB gene encoding sodium/proton antiporter NhaB, encoding MNTYNNTFTASGNGFSRAFASNFLGEAPDWYKLTIAVFLLLNPLVLYVSGPFVTGWVLIGEFIFTLAMALKCYPLQPGGLLAIEAVLMGMTTTDAIYHEVIENIEVILLLMFMVAGIYFMKSLLLFVFTKILIHVKSKSILSLLFCAVSAVLSAFLDALTVTAVLIAVAVGFYAVYHRVASQQPHHHHGHDHSNDEHVVEYHREDLDQFRAYLRSLIMHGAVGTALGGVCTLVGEPQNLLIAEKAGWEFVQFFLIMAPVTIPTFLAGLMTCVLLEKTKRFGYGAQLPQAVREVIMQFSHEEEKKRTPFQVAELWIQGIVAVLLVLALAFHVAEVGIIGLMIIVLLTAFNGIVQEARIGHAFEEALPFTALLVVFFAIVAVIHQQHLFEPVTHFVLSQKPEQQPALLFLANGLLSMISDNVFVATVYINEVKAALTAGDITREHFDKLTIAINTGTNLPSVATPNGQAAFLFLLTSALAPLIRLSYGRMVLMALPYTIVLSTVALLSVIYAI
- a CDS encoding class I SAM-dependent methyltransferase; its protein translation is MTENSRPRSPTELASLANACPALSHWFSSALGQEILSQQLALAQPLVEGLFGYHLMQAGVTDAVDFAACSRINHRFRLATCLEQSGAALVEFEQLPLPSESIDIVLLHHLLDFSRHPHQILREAARVLIPGGRLLLMGFNPFSLLGLSRLLFSRGAYQQGNQLRAARVADWMNLLDLQAERVERGFFRLPLQQRDLLDKTAWMEHLGSRWRLPWGGFYIIVARREVARVRTIKMHWHTKRKPALTATPTSPRVAARGKHQKR
- the lon gene encoding endopeptidase La, which produces MDQSSDTTLAYPLLPLRDVVVYPHMVIPLFVGREKSIKALEEAMRRDKQVLLVAQRKASEDDPGAEDIYRIGTIANVLQLLKLPDGTVKVLVEGGERVNILGVEEHENHFEARVEPMETLELPEGEAEALVRSVMAQFEQYVSVSKKVPNEVITSLAGIDEPGRLADTISAHMSLELAQKQELLETASVKERLEHLLGLMDSEIDLIQVEKRIRGRVKKQMEKSQREYYLNEQMKAIQKELGEITEEPNEIEELENKIRDAGMSAEAEKKTRTELAKLKMMSPMSAEASVLRSYIDWMLSLPWKKGSRVRHDLNKAEEILEEDHYGLEEVKERILEYLAVQKRVKKVKGPILCLVGPPGVGKTSLGQSIARATNRRYVRMALGGVRDEAEIRGHRRTYIGSLPGKLIQKISKAGVKNPLFLLDEVDKMGMDQRGDPASALLEVLDPEQNKSFNDHYLEVDYDLSDVMFVCTSNSMNIPGPLLDRMEVIRLPGYTEDEKLNIAQRYLVPKQRKANGLKEDELALSDDTIRDIVRYYTREAGVRGLDREIAKICRKIVTEHVRNPSDKKAMVKPEELEELLGVRKFDFGRAEEENKIGIVTGLAWTEVGGELLNIEASAVPGKGRMIKTGSLGDVMQESIQAALTVVRSRSQALGIGPDFHETQDIHIHVPEGATPKDGPSAGIAMCTALVSVLTNIPVCSEVAMTGEITLRGEVLRIGGLKEKLLAAHRGGIKTVLIPADNERDLKDIPDNILQDLVVKPVKWIDQVLELALEHKPESLSDEEYSALQKQAEERSQRSIQTH
- a CDS encoding SurA N-terminal domain-containing protein, which translates into the protein MLQSMRDNLKGTAAIILAAFFGFIMVIGGIDFFTGASGGAADAVAEVNGEKITNLDLQRAIQNRRNMIMSQYGENVPADLISDQQLREPVLRQLVSSAVLRQAAQSSGMVMSTTTVNKAITDIPAFQVNGNFDPQLYRDALRRMGYNTANFPQVIESDLALQQYADSVTGSAFTTEVDAKQIVAASMEERDFDYVVMPVQSLLAGIEVSDGEVEQYYQENQSQYQRPEQVAVEYIELTPSIFAANIDITDEDIRAQYDQEIASFSAKHRRRAAHILLEDASQDKIAEIQGKLNAGEDFAQLAKTYSEDIGSRDEGGDLGFTTGDVFPKDFEEALASLEVGQVSSPVTTESGTHFIKLLEIEESEPPTFSERRGAIESQLRSVAAEQEFVDALSRLADLAYNAEELSGPAEELGVPLQTSDLFSRTSGTGVLAESQVVDAAFSPEVKEDGNTSDVLNLNNEHSLVLRVTESQAAGTYPLEEVREQIVERLKRDKASAQLVQQAQALKEKLTAGEDFAELARDQGLTFETSDKTRRGGFGERGEINNKAFSLPAPSGGATRLVVFATDNGDQVILKLRNVRSGSLSQQNKEQRQALMQQLASVTGGAELAAVQRYLSDQAKVELFTNGE